Proteins encoded by one window of Marixanthomonas sp. SCSIO 43207:
- a CDS encoding DUF4349 domain-containing protein: protein MKAISLLLFSFILGCSNSGGSNAVPSAPSPAGEAIEDVAYFEESMIQQKRITSEEQEQKIIKTARLAFETPSPDDTHKKILQLTNQYEGFVANDNSGKSYNRIFRNMTVRVPTKNFQAFINSVSEGVEYFDQRDISRQDVTEEFIDLQARLKAKRELENRYLELLSKAKNVKEMLEIERELSNIREEIEAKQGRLKYLQDRVSVSTINLEFYKYTAESGVTVSYGQKIKNALQGGWNGVSVFFLGLLYLWPLFIVVIIVLLVVRWLVRRRKK, encoded by the coding sequence ATGAAAGCAATTAGCTTATTATTATTTTCATTTATTCTTGGATGTTCAAATAGTGGAGGCTCCAACGCCGTACCATCGGCACCATCTCCTGCTGGAGAAGCAATAGAAGATGTTGCATATTTTGAAGAAAGCATGATTCAACAAAAGAGAATCACTTCTGAAGAACAAGAACAGAAAATTATTAAAACCGCCCGACTAGCTTTTGAAACGCCTTCACCCGATGATACTCACAAAAAAATTCTGCAATTAACCAATCAATATGAAGGCTTTGTTGCCAATGATAATTCTGGAAAAAGTTACAATCGTATTTTCCGAAATATGACCGTGCGGGTACCTACCAAAAATTTTCAAGCGTTTATCAATTCGGTTTCAGAAGGAGTGGAGTATTTTGATCAGCGAGATATCTCACGACAAGATGTTACCGAAGAGTTTATTGATTTACAAGCACGATTAAAAGCAAAACGCGAACTGGAAAATCGCTACTTAGAACTTCTTTCAAAAGCTAAAAATGTAAAAGAAATGCTCGAAATTGAGCGCGAGCTCTCTAACATCCGTGAAGAGATTGAAGCCAAACAAGGAAGATTAAAGTATTTACAAGACCGAGTTTCGGTAAGTACAATTAATCTAGAATTTTATAAATACACCGCCGAAAGCGGCGTGACCGTTTCCTACGGACAAAAAATTAAAAACGCCCTACAAGGCGGCTGGAACGGCGTTTCGGTGTTCTTTTTAGGGTT
- the rnpA gene encoding ribonuclease P protein component codes for MSQTFPKHEKLKSRKTIERLFTEGKSFKKFPVKVFFIEVENAEYTQAAFAVPKRNFKLAVQRNHIKRKLREAYRLNKEQLIINNGKKFALLFLYLGKENPDYSFLEQSVVSLLKKISYESN; via the coding sequence GTGAGTCAAACATTTCCAAAACACGAAAAACTTAAAAGCCGAAAAACCATTGAACGCCTTTTTACTGAAGGAAAATCGTTCAAAAAATTTCCGGTAAAAGTATTTTTCATTGAAGTAGAAAACGCAGAATATACACAAGCTGCATTTGCTGTTCCCAAACGTAATTTTAAGTTGGCAGTGCAACGCAATCACATTAAAAGAAAATTAAGAGAAGCTTACAGGCTTAATAAAGAACAACTTATAATCAATAACGGCAAGAAATTTGCGTTGTTATTTTTATATCTTGGAAAAGAAAATCCTGATTATAGTTTTCTAGAACAATCAGTTGTTTCGCTCCTTAAAAAAATATCATATGAAAGCAATTAG
- a CDS encoding M1 family metallopeptidase translates to MKYLFGNILIFFMVASVVAQNNTSYWQQKVDYKMEIDMDVETYQYKGKQELVYTNNSPDVLNRVFYHLYFNAFQPGSEMDIRSRTIPDPDSRVGDRISKLSPSEIGYIKPTLLTQDGQTVNYEVVGTVLEVELNTPIKPGESTTFNMEWDAQVPVQIRRSGRNNAEGVALSMTQWYPKIAEYDFQGWHADPYIGREFHSVWGDYDVKITIDAAYTIGGTGYLENPEEVGHGYGPKGLKNMKPVNGKYSWHFKAPNVHDFTWAADDNYVHDKYEGPNGVTLHFFYKDDPKIQENWKNLQPKTAELLKYFNEHIGEYPYKQYSVIQGGDGGMEYAMCTLITGERKFESLVGVTAHELAHTWFQFLLATNESKHEWMDEGFTSYISAAAMNEVMNQKSPNPFSGSYRGYQFMAKSGQEQPLTTHADRYATNRSYGINAYSKGAVFLAQLGYVIGEENLSKTLHKYFDDWAFKHPTPNDFIRVAEKVSGFELDWYLTDFAQTTNTIDYGIKGVESVGNTTTITLERIGLMPMPIDLFVTYEDGTEEYFYIPLQMARAEKPNPYPNMKYRVLPDWAWAYPTYQFEITDGKKVKSMKIDASNRMADLNPQNNTWGVE, encoded by the coding sequence ATGAAATATCTCTTCGGAAACATCCTTATCTTTTTTATGGTTGCTTCAGTTGTGGCGCAAAACAATACCTCGTATTGGCAACAAAAAGTAGATTATAAAATGGAAATTGATATGGATGTAGAAACCTATCAATACAAAGGAAAACAAGAACTTGTTTATACCAACAACTCTCCAGATGTTTTAAACAGGGTTTTTTATCACTTATATTTTAATGCTTTTCAACCGGGAAGTGAAATGGATATTCGTTCACGCACCATCCCAGATCCAGATAGTCGAGTAGGCGATCGTATTTCAAAATTATCACCTTCTGAAATAGGATACATAAAACCAACTCTCTTAACACAAGATGGTCAAACTGTTAATTATGAGGTGGTAGGTACAGTTTTAGAAGTTGAGTTAAATACTCCAATTAAGCCGGGAGAAAGCACCACATTTAATATGGAATGGGATGCGCAAGTTCCTGTTCAAATTCGTCGTTCAGGAAGAAACAACGCCGAAGGTGTCGCTCTTTCTATGACTCAATGGTACCCAAAAATAGCAGAATATGATTTTCAAGGATGGCATGCAGACCCTTACATAGGGCGTGAGTTTCATAGCGTTTGGGGAGATTATGATGTAAAAATTACCATAGATGCTGCTTACACTATTGGAGGTACTGGTTATTTAGAAAACCCTGAAGAGGTAGGTCACGGTTACGGTCCTAAAGGATTGAAAAACATGAAACCAGTTAACGGAAAGTATTCTTGGCATTTTAAAGCACCAAATGTACACGATTTTACTTGGGCAGCAGATGATAATTATGTGCACGATAAATATGAAGGCCCTAATGGCGTAACACTTCATTTTTTCTATAAAGACGATCCAAAAATTCAAGAAAATTGGAAAAACTTACAACCCAAAACCGCAGAGTTATTAAAGTATTTTAATGAGCACATTGGTGAATATCCATACAAACAATATTCTGTAATTCAAGGTGGTGATGGCGGTATGGAGTATGCTATGTGTACTTTAATCACCGGTGAACGAAAGTTTGAAAGTTTAGTGGGTGTTACCGCTCACGAGCTGGCTCATACCTGGTTTCAGTTTTTATTAGCTACCAATGAGTCTAAACATGAATGGATGGACGAAGGGTTTACAAGTTACATTTCAGCAGCGGCAATGAATGAAGTAATGAATCAAAAAAGTCCTAATCCTTTTAGCGGTTCATATCGAGGATATCAGTTTATGGCTAAAAGTGGTCAAGAACAGCCGTTAACAACTCACGCAGACAGGTATGCAACCAACCGTTCTTACGGAATTAACGCATACAGCAAAGGAGCTGTGTTTTTAGCACAGTTAGGATACGTAATAGGTGAAGAAAACCTATCAAAAACACTTCATAAGTATTTTGATGACTGGGCTTTTAAACACCCTACACCCAATGACTTTATTCGCGTAGCCGAAAAGGTATCAGGCTTTGAGTTAGACTGGTATTTAACCGATTTTGCTCAAACTACAAACACCATAGACTATGGAATAAAAGGTGTAGAATCTGTAGGAAACACAACCACAATAACACTTGAACGTATTGGTTTAATGCCAATGCCAATTGATTTATTTGTAACCTATGAAGACGGCACAGAAGAATATTTTTATATTCCGTTACAAATGGCTCGTGCAGAAAAGCCAAACCCATATCCAAATATGAAATACCGTGTATTACCAGATTGGGCTTGGGCATACCCTACATACCAATTTGAAATAACAGATGGTAAAAAAGTAAAAAGCATGAAGATTGATGCGTCAAACCGTATGGCAGACCTCAATCCACAAAATAATACTTGGGGCGTAGAATAA
- a CDS encoding S8 family peptidase: MNIFKTSLFAAASAVVLAGCGSSTAPIISTPIENIDTLPLKTAPLSDEQYKRWGAADLITDTIPGMSVDKTYNEILSKRKKGSTVIVGVIDSGVDVEHEDLKNVIWVNEDEIPGNGKDDDNNGYVDDIHGWNFLGDIVGENLEYTRIMRKLEPKFKGKTEASISAADRESFALYNKAKAEYEKEKQEVAANKARYEQILQQVKPAHEAMVEKLGKDDYTAEELAAISNPTASEKQQIAMLTQMLSYGDSVNAVIEQLEGGIDYFGGRLENHFNLEKDFRSVLGDNPDDITDTNYGNNQVSGPDPKKEDAKHGTHVSGIIAGERNNEIGIDGVAENVEIMVIRAVPDGDEYDKDIALAIRYAVDNGAKVINTSFGKYYTTHPEWVRDAIKYAASKDVLIVNAAGNEGIDLDETEVYPNDQTKTGAEYADNVLTVGALNYKYGGELVATFSNYGKSNVDVFAPGVKIWATTPLNEYEYLQGTSMAAPAVAGVAATLRSYYPNLSASEIKQIIMDSGLSSNTNVILGGDDSNTDNFTNISTSGKMVNMYNAMIMADKKSRLK, translated from the coding sequence ATGAATATTTTTAAAACATCCCTTTTTGCTGCTGCCTCTGCAGTAGTTTTAGCCGGTTGTGGAAGCAGCACGGCTCCTATCATTTCAACCCCAATTGAAAACATTGACACACTCCCTCTTAAAACAGCTCCACTAAGTGATGAGCAATATAAAAGATGGGGTGCAGCAGACCTCATTACAGACACCATCCCAGGTATGAGTGTTGATAAAACATACAATGAAATTCTTTCAAAACGTAAAAAAGGAAGCACTGTAATTGTAGGTGTGATTGACAGCGGTGTTGATGTAGAGCATGAAGATTTAAAAAATGTTATCTGGGTTAATGAAGATGAAATTCCAGGTAACGGTAAAGATGACGATAATAATGGATACGTAGATGATATTCACGGATGGAACTTTTTGGGTGATATTGTAGGTGAAAACCTTGAATATACCCGAATAATGAGAAAACTAGAACCAAAGTTTAAAGGTAAAACAGAAGCTTCAATTAGTGCAGCAGACCGCGAATCTTTTGCATTATACAACAAAGCAAAAGCTGAGTATGAAAAAGAGAAACAAGAAGTTGCTGCAAACAAAGCTCGTTATGAGCAAATATTACAGCAAGTAAAACCAGCTCACGAAGCTATGGTTGAAAAACTTGGAAAAGATGACTACACTGCTGAAGAATTGGCTGCAATATCAAACCCAACTGCTTCAGAAAAGCAACAAATTGCTATGTTGACTCAAATGTTAAGCTATGGTGATTCAGTAAATGCAGTGATTGAGCAACTAGAAGGTGGTATTGATTATTTTGGTGGAAGATTAGAAAACCACTTCAACCTTGAAAAAGATTTCCGTAGTGTTTTAGGTGATAATCCAGATGATATTACCGATACAAATTATGGAAATAATCAAGTTTCTGGTCCAGACCCTAAAAAAGAAGATGCCAAGCACGGTACACACGTATCTGGTATAATTGCCGGTGAACGTAATAACGAAATTGGAATTGACGGTGTTGCCGAAAATGTAGAAATAATGGTAATTCGTGCCGTTCCAGATGGTGATGAGTATGACAAAGACATTGCTCTAGCTATTCGTTATGCGGTAGATAATGGAGCAAAAGTTATCAATACTAGCTTCGGAAAATACTACACCACCCATCCAGAGTGGGTTCGTGATGCAATTAAATATGCAGCTTCAAAAGATGTGTTAATTGTAAATGCTGCCGGAAACGAAGGGATTGACTTAGATGAAACAGAAGTATACCCTAATGATCAAACCAAAACCGGTGCAGAATATGCCGATAACGTATTAACGGTTGGTGCATTAAACTATAAATATGGTGGCGAATTGGTTGCAACCTTTTCAAATTATGGTAAAAGCAATGTAGATGTATTTGCTCCTGGTGTAAAAATTTGGGCAACAACACCATTAAACGAATATGAATATTTACAAGGTACATCAATGGCTGCTCCAGCTGTTGCTGGTGTTGCAGCAACGCTGCGTTCATACTATCCTAATCTTTCTGCAAGTGAGATTAAGCAAATAATTATGGATAGCGGATTAAGCTCAAACACCAACGTTATCTTAGGTGGAGATGATTCAAATACAGATAACTTCACCAACATATCAACATCGGGTAAGATGGTAAATATGTACAATGCGATGATTATGGCAGACAAAAAATCTCGTTTAAAATAA
- a CDS encoding MBL fold metallo-hydrolase produces MKLYPIEAGNFKLDGGAMFGVVPKSLWNRTNPADNNNMIDMAARCLLIENGDRLTLIDTGMGNKQSEKFFGYYYQWGDDSIDKSLQKHGFHRDDITDVFMTHLHFDHCGGCIQWNKDRTGYEPAFKNAKFWSNKEHWQWAVNPNPREKASFLKENILPMEESGQLHFVDKASGNFSQSNEMDFGILFVDGHTDKQMIPHIDYKGKKLVFMADLLPTAGHLPLPYVMGYDTRPLLTLSEKEKFLNQAADNKYYLFLEHDAHNQIITVKHTEKGVRLDQVFTFNELFN; encoded by the coding sequence ATGAAGTTGTACCCCATTGAAGCCGGAAATTTTAAATTGGATGGTGGTGCTATGTTCGGTGTAGTGCCCAAATCATTATGGAATAGAACCAATCCCGCAGACAATAATAATATGATTGATATGGCCGCCAGATGCCTTCTTATTGAAAATGGCGACCGTCTTACCCTTATAGATACTGGAATGGGAAATAAACAAAGTGAAAAATTCTTTGGGTATTATTATCAATGGGGAGATGATTCAATAGACAAATCATTACAAAAACACGGTTTTCATCGTGATGACATTACAGATGTTTTTATGACGCACCTTCACTTTGATCATTGTGGTGGATGCATACAATGGAACAAAGACCGAACCGGTTATGAACCGGCTTTTAAAAATGCAAAATTTTGGAGTAATAAAGAGCATTGGCAATGGGCTGTAAACCCAAATCCTCGAGAAAAAGCTTCTTTTTTAAAAGAAAATATTTTACCAATGGAAGAAAGCGGACAGCTTCACTTTGTTGATAAAGCTTCCGGTAACTTTTCTCAATCAAATGAGATGGATTTCGGCATTCTATTTGTAGATGGACATACCGATAAACAAATGATTCCGCATATTGATTACAAAGGAAAAAAATTGGTTTTTATGGCAGATCTTTTGCCAACGGCCGGTCATTTACCCTTACCGTATGTAATGGGCTATGATACACGTCCTTTACTTACTTTATCTGAAAAAGAAAAGTTTCTCAATCAAGCGGCAGACAATAAGTATTATCTTTTTTTGGAGCACGATGCTCATAACCAAATAATAACCGTAAAACACACTGAAAAAGGCGTTCGCTTAGATCAGGTTTTTACTTTTAATGAACTATTTAATTAA